The proteins below are encoded in one region of Phaseolus vulgaris cultivar G19833 chromosome 1, P. vulgaris v2.0, whole genome shotgun sequence:
- the LOC137813752 gene encoding NAC transcription factor 47-like: MGSPQSNLPPGFRFHPTDQELILHYLSKKVASIPLPVSIIAEVDIYKLDPWDLPAKATFGEKEWYFFSPRDRKYPNGARPNRAAASGYWKATGTDKTIVTSLQGGAAQENVGVKKALVFYEGRPPKGVKTNWIMHEYRLVDNNKPIKLKDSSMRLDDWVLCRIYKKSKHALTSAEATIGVGEVDQAEEHLFKETLLPILNFPTPPPQTTLMSQKSVSFSNLLDAMDYSVLSSFLSENHSNPAGIGSSAGFNSENLEQQSSPINNPTNSYTFQKNTQLNPSLSNMESMRPKRQVSNIDDETLYPSKKYLSSSCNFPTYENPQWNYLVKQSLLNQRLLLGPQLQFQG, from the exons ATGGGAAGCCCTCAATCCAATTTGCCACCCGGTTTTAGGTTCCACCCAACAGATCAAGAGCTCATTCTTCACTACCTTAGCAAAAAGGTTGCATCCATACCCTTGCCCGTTTCCATCATTGCCGAGGTTGATATCTACAAGTTAGATCCATGGGACTTGCCAG CAAAAGCAACGTTTGGGGAGAAAGAATGGTATTTTTTCAGTCCTAGAGACCGAAAGTACCCAAATGGGGCAAGGCCAAACAGGGCAGCTGCTTCAGGATATTGGAAGGCCACTGGCACAGATAAGACCATAGTGACATCATTGCAAGGTGGAGCAGCCCAAGAGAACGTTGGTGTGAAGAAGGCTTTGGTGTTCTACGAAGGAAGACCCCCAAAGGGTGTCAAGACCAATTGGATCATGCATGAATATCGCCTTGTAGACAACAACAAACCCATTAAGCTCAAAGACTCCTCCATGAGA TTGGATGATTGGGTGTTGTGTCGGATTTACAAGAAGTCCAAACATGCTCTAACTTCAGCGGAGGCAACAATAGGGGTTGGTGAGGTAGATCAAGCAGAGGAACACCTATTCAAAGAGACCCTTTTACCAATCTTAAATTTTCCAACACCACCTCCTCAGACCACATTGATGTCTCAAAAATCTGTGTCCTTTTCCAACCTGTTGGATGCCATGGACTACTCTGTACTAAGCAGTTTCTTATCAGAGAATCATTCCAACCCTGCAGGGATTGGATCAAGTGCAGGCTTCAACAGTGAGAATTTGGAACAACAATCCTCTCCAATCAACAACCCCACCAATAGCTACACGTTTCAGAAGAACACCCAATTGAACCCTTCACTCTCCAACATGGAAAGCATGAGGCCAAAGCGCCAAGTTTCAAACATTGATGATGAAACTCTGTACCCATCAAAGAAATACCTGAGTTCCTCTTGCAACTTTCCTACATACGAGAATCCACAATGGAACTACCTCGTCAAACAGTCTTTACTGAATCAGCGGTTACTGCTTGGTCCTCAGCTTCAATTTCAAGGATAA